The window GCGAGCCGCAAGCTGAGTGCGACGAGCGTGAACGTCGGGAAATTAGCCCCGGCCGTCGGAAACACCGAACTGCCGGCCACGTACATGTTGGACATCCCGTGGATCCGGCTGTCGGGGTCGACTACGCCTTGCTTGGGGGACTCGTGCATCCGCGTAGTCCCCATGTGGTGCCACGTGCCTTCGATGTTGGCAGGCCAGGGATTGCCCTGCAATGGCCGATCGAAGGCGACATCGGCAATGCCGGCCGTGCCGAGTTCGTCGGCAATGATCTCCAGCGATCGATCGAACGTGCGCTTGACCTGCTCATCGAGCCGCCAATCGACCTTGACCCGCGGCATGCCCAATGCGTCCTTCTGGTCGGACAACGAGATGCGGCTGTCGGGATTGGGCGTCGGTTCGCAGATCATCTGGAACTGGGCTTCCTTGATCGCGTGGAACTGAAGCTCGCGAGTGATCCATTCCGGCACCTGGCGCGCCGCGATGAAGTTGAGACTGTCGAGCGGCTGCTTTGCCATAGTGGCCAAGTCGCCCCAGAATCCATGCTGCGGATCGACCTTCGAATGCAACCGGTGCTTCATGCGAACAATCGCGGCCGCTGCATCGGTGCCTTCGCCAGGGAAGATCGAGTGGAACCAGATGCGCGCGTTGAGCAATCCTTCGCGTCGCTGAGTTTCGGGCGTGACGGCCATCTGGGCCGCGACGTGCGTCCCGTGTGCTGAAACTGCTCGGTTCAGATAGTGGAACTTGATATCGTAGAGCTTGTTGCGCAGCCACGCCGGCCGGAATCGGACCTTGTGCAGGTAGAGGCGGGGATGCTCCATGAAGAAGCGCCCGACCAAGTCGTTGGCATTCCCCAGACCGTTCGTGTGCTGCTTGTTGCAGGCAAGCAGCACACGAGCATTCTCGATGCCACCTGTGGCCAGCACGAACTGGCGAGCCTCGACGCTGAGCTTCTTACCCGTGACAGTCTGCACATGGACCCGCTTCACGGTCTGACCGGTCGACTCGGTCTCGATGTCCGTTACGTTCGCATAGAGGAAAACCTTGATGTGTCTCGCCCGCTTGAGCTCGCCGCGGTAATGCTTGCCGAATCGGGTCGGGCGGCTGAACTGGGACATGCTGTCCTCCACGCGACCGGTGGGCAACGGCATGCGGCGGACGTCGCGACGGTTGATCGCCTTGACCCAGTAATCCATCTCGAAGTTGGAGGGGCCAAGGCTGAGGACGGAGTGCGCTCGCTCATAGAACGGCATCAACTCTTCACGATCAATCGGCCAGCCGCTGTGCGGCACCCATGAACGAGGTTGGAGATCCTCGACATCGAGCGGCCGACACCATCCGCCCCAGCAATTGCTCCCGCCGCCGAGAAAGCGGCTGCGGAAACCATCTCCGAACTCGTAGGGAATACCGACGTTCTCGCCACGGTAGAGATCCATCGTCGCGGGATCGGGCTTGAAACCGCCACTCTCGAGAACGATGGTGTCGATCCCATGACGCTCGAACTCGAGCGCCATCGTCAGACCGGCCGGGCCCGCGCCGATAATGCAGACCGTGGACTGCAGTACCTGACCTTCATTCACCTGCCGTGCATCGCACAACATGTCATTTCACTCCATGTTCAAGGTTCGCGACCCAGACGAAAGGTGTGTCGAGTTTCATCGGGCACAGTCGACTGTCGACAAAGCACGCGGGGACCTCCGCATCACTTCGCACGACCGTAAGAGTCCTCGAACCTCACGATGTCATCCTCCCCAAGATAACTGCCGGACTGCACCTCGATGATCTCGAGCGGGATCGACCCGGGATTCGCCAGCCGATGCGTCTCCCCCAAGGGGATGTAGGTGCTCTGGTTCTCGGTCAGCAATCGCTTGCTGTCGCCGCAGGTGACCTCTGCCGTTCCGGACACGACAATCCAATGCTCGGCACGGTGGTGATGCATCTGCAGGCTGAGCGTCGCGCCGGGCTTGACGAGAATGCGCTTGACCTGAAAGCGCGGTCCGGCATCCACACTGTCGTACCAACCCCAGGGGCGGTGCACGCGGCGATGCAGGATGTGTTCGCTGCGCCCGCCCCCTTCGAGTCGGGAAACGATCTTGCGGACGTCCTGGCTGCGGCCACGATCGGCAACCAGAATGGCATCTGGCGTTTCGACGACGACCACGTTGTCGACGCCGACCACGCTCACCAATCGGCTCGTGGCATGGACCAGGGTATCGCGGCAATCTTCAATGATGGCATCGCCATCGGACACATTGCCTGCACCATCCTTGTGTCCCAGCTGCCACACAGCATCCCAGGCGCCGAGATCGGACCATCCGGCATCGAGGCCGACCATGCGGATGTCGATATCGCTCTTCGGGCACTTCTCCATGACCGCATAATCGACCGACTCGGCAGGAATGACCTCGAACAACGCCCGGTCTGGTCGAATGAATGGCCCGTCGACGCGCCGCGCCGCCCAGGCCGCATGTGTCGCGGCCGCGATGTCGGGCCGGAACGATTCGATGGCACGAAGCCAATCGGACGCACGGACCACGAACAGTCCGGCATTCCAGAAATAGTCGCCGCTGTCGACGTACCGGGTTGCCGTTTCCGCATCGGGCTTCTCGACAAACTCCGCTACGCGGGAATGCGCATCGGACGTATCGAGCCTGATGTAGCCAAAGCCTGTTTCAGGCCGCTGCGGCTTGACGCCGATCACGACAATGACCCCTCGCGCTGCCCATTCGACCGCGCGACGCAAGGCCGAGGCAAACGCGCCCGGATCCGTCACGGTCTGGTCCGCCGGGCTGACCACCAGCACGGGGTCCGATCCATCGCTGCCGGCTTGAAGAGCGGCGAGCGTCAGCGCTGCAGCGGTGTTGCGACCGACCGGCTCCAACAGCAGCGTTGGCGCACCGAGACTGGCTGCGATCACCTGGTCCTGCATCAGGAACCGATGATCATCGCTTCCCACGACCAGGGGCGCACTCAGGCTCAGCCCAGGCCCTTCCAGATTGTGCAGCCGAAGCAGCGCCTGCTGGAAGAGGCTGTGCTCACCGGACAAGGTCAGGAACTGCTTCGGATACTGCCCACGCGATAGGGGCCACAACCTGGTCCCCGACCCTCCGGCCATCACCACCGGCTGTACGGAGATCGTGTTAGACATTGCTTCACTCATCGTTGTTCAGTGCCGACCGGACTAGCGGCCAGTCGACCGGCGCCGTTGTCATTGCTCGTTGTCGATGAAATCCCGGTAGGCCCGTTGCAGGCCCTCCTGGAGCGTCGTACGGGCCTTCCATCCAGCGCTAGCGGCCAAGCTCACATCGAGCAACTTGCGCGGAGTGCCATCCGGCTTGCTGGTGTCGAAGGCGATACCGCCTTGGAAGCCGGTCACACCCTGCACCAGTTCAGCCAGTTCTCGAATGGTCACGTCCTCGCCAACACCGATGTTGACGAGAGGTGGCTCGAACCGCCCGGTCAGGCTCTCGTTGCTGCCGAGCAAGGGATTGAACTTTGCGTCGTCGAGGCTCATCAGATGCACGCAGGCATCGGCCATGTCTTCGCTGTACAGGAACTCGCGGCGCGGCGTACCGGTCCCCCAGACAGGCACTTCGGCATCGCCTCGCACCTTGGCCTCATGAAACTTCCGCAGCAAGGCCGGGATGACGTGGCTGTTTTGCGGGTGATAGTTATCACCGGGTCCATACAGATTCGTCGGCATCACGGACAGGTATTGCGTGCCGTGCTGGCGGTTGTAGCTCCAGCACATCTCGATGCCCGCAATCTTGGCGAGTGCGTAAGCTCGGTTCGTCGGCTCCAGCGGCCCGGTCAGCAAGCAGTTCTCTTTCATCGGCTGCGGAGCCAGGCGTGGATAGATGCAACTCGAACCGAGGAACATCAAGCGCCGCACGCCAGTCTGCCAAGCCGCATGGATCACATGCGTCTGAATCGCTAGGTTGTCACGAATGAAATCCGCAGGGTAGCTGTCGTTGGCCACAATCCCGCCCACCTTCGCCGCGGCCAGGAAGACGTACTCCGGCTTCTCCGTACGAAAAAAACCTTCGGTGGCCTGCCGGTCCGTCAGATCCAGTTCGTGGTGGGTGCGAA is drawn from Methylibium petroleiphilum PM1 and contains these coding sequences:
- a CDS encoding FAD-dependent oxidoreductase produces the protein MLCDARQVNEGQVLQSTVCIIGAGPAGLTMALEFERHGIDTIVLESGGFKPDPATMDLYRGENVGIPYEFGDGFRSRFLGGGSNCWGGWCRPLDVEDLQPRSWVPHSGWPIDREELMPFYERAHSVLSLGPSNFEMDYWVKAINRRDVRRMPLPTGRVEDSMSQFSRPTRFGKHYRGELKRARHIKVFLYANVTDIETESTGQTVKRVHVQTVTGKKLSVEARQFVLATGGIENARVLLACNKQHTNGLGNANDLVGRFFMEHPRLYLHKVRFRPAWLRNKLYDIKFHYLNRAVSAHGTHVAAQMAVTPETQRREGLLNARIWFHSIFPGEGTDAAAAIVRMKHRLHSKVDPQHGFWGDLATMAKQPLDSLNFIAARQVPEWITRELQFHAIKEAQFQMICEPTPNPDSRISLSDQKDALGMPRVKVDWRLDEQVKRTFDRSLEIIADELGTAGIADVAFDRPLQGNPWPANIEGTWHHMGTTRMHESPKQGVVDPDSRIHGMSNMYVAGSSVFPTAGANFPTFTLVALSLRLADHLVAQLGAPDASTSTGESTAAVSTQSVLQESV
- a CDS encoding mannose-1-phosphate guanylyltransferase/mannose-6-phosphate isomerase → MSNTISVQPVVMAGGSGTRLWPLSRGQYPKQFLTLSGEHSLFQQALLRLHNLEGPGLSLSAPLVVGSDDHRFLMQDQVIAASLGAPTLLLEPVGRNTAAALTLAALQAGSDGSDPVLVVSPADQTVTDPGAFASALRRAVEWAARGVIVVIGVKPQRPETGFGYIRLDTSDAHSRVAEFVEKPDAETATRYVDSGDYFWNAGLFVVRASDWLRAIESFRPDIAAATHAAWAARRVDGPFIRPDRALFEVIPAESVDYAVMEKCPKSDIDIRMVGLDAGWSDLGAWDAVWQLGHKDGAGNVSDGDAIIEDCRDTLVHATSRLVSVVGVDNVVVVETPDAILVADRGRSQDVRKIVSRLEGGGRSEHILHRRVHRPWGWYDSVDAGPRFQVKRILVKPGATLSLQMHHHRAEHWIVVSGTAEVTCGDSKRLLTENQSTYIPLGETHRLANPGSIPLEIIEVQSGSYLGEDDIVRFEDSYGRAK
- a CDS encoding GDP-L-fucose synthase family protein, with product MDLNARIYVAGHRGLVGSALLRDLQRRGFRNLLVRTHHELDLTDRQATEGFFRTEKPEYVFLAAAKVGGIVANDSYPADFIRDNLAIQTHVIHAAWQTGVRRLMFLGSSCIYPRLAPQPMKENCLLTGPLEPTNRAYALAKIAGIEMCWSYNRQHGTQYLSVMPTNLYGPGDNYHPQNSHVIPALLRKFHEAKVRGDAEVPVWGTGTPRREFLYSEDMADACVHLMSLDDAKFNPLLGSNESLTGRFEPPLVNIGVGEDVTIRELAELVQGVTGFQGGIAFDTSKPDGTPRKLLDVSLAASAGWKARTTLQEGLQRAYRDFIDNEQ